The sequence GCAAACTTAATTTTCGCTTCAAAGAATTTGATCATTTAGCAAGTAATTCAAGTTACACTAATGATCAAAGCATGtttccattttatttattttgatatttggtatatttttttaatcgaataatataattatgcacATGTATCATCGGCATCATCAAGAAGATTcgatcattaaataattttcaaaaacaagatgACATTGTTATTCACCGGAGGGAAGTAGTTTTGTTCAACACTTTGTAAAGCTGAATATCGAGATCGTCCCAAGGTATTGCAACTATAATTAACTTTACATgcttaaaaacatttaattattttgtatactttctcacaattaatttttcaagtaCCAGATAACAATATTGATTcaagatgaaaatgaaataactAGGGTGACGTTGTTCAAAGAGATTGCTGAGACATTTATTTGTTGCtctatcaaaaaataattgacaTACATACTAaggtgaattaaaatatttatttgaataatattataataatccaATACATATTGCCAATaactacaaattttatattgcataaaaaattaatttggagCATTTAACAATATTTGATCAACAAAGAAAATAAGAtcacaattttcttttcaaattagacAAGTCTGTCTCCACTAAAAAtggaataacaacaataattgtGGATAGATTTGAGAAACCACAACTCAAgagaaataatgataaaaaaaacaaagaattgaAACATCAATGAAATACAAAATGAAGATAAGTAAAGAACGAACGCAAACAAAAGGACAAAACAAGTACAACATAAAGATAAGAAGACAACAAACACTAAGGAAATGACAAAACcacagaaaaagaaacaaaattcattATGTTTCAAAGgagaaaccataaaaattcaagataatgaAAAATAGATGATTTCATTAAAATGATGAGGAAATTTAGACAAAACAGTCACATAGAGATGACccaaaaactgaaaattaaataagaaaaaatttgataatgcttttttatattatgaattttcaatagaaaatggTTCTTTCGATTTCATTCAATATAAGTGTTTTATGTTCACTTACTCGCTACAACGTTTATCCACCATGTGCAACGCACGTGTTACTTGCTAGTCGAATCAAGTGTGGCAAAGTGAGCAACATTATTTACTAGCATGACTACTGAAATGGGCCTAAAACAATATGACATGAGATGTAGTTGGGTCGATATCTTTAATTACTTTTAAAATTCCAATAATGTcaatattttacttttaaaaataaatgaagttatttcaaatttgttatttaataatgagtaggtctcttgtgagacggtcttacgaatctttatctgtgagacagatcaaccccatcgatattcacaataaaaagtaatactcttagcataaaaagtaatactttttcatgaatgaccaaaataagagatttgtctcacaaatacgacccgtgagaccgtctcacataaatttttgtctttAATAATTGGTTTTTAGGGGAATAATGAATGAATTCGACAAAGACATCTGTAGATGATTTATTGCACTCATCGTTAATTAATCGCTTTTATAGATTTAGGCGACAATAATAACatctctcaaatatttttattttttaaagttaaattgAACTCGAGattttgatatcaaatgatCTACGAGTAATTGAACAGAACATCGGCCGCTTCAACCATATTTGGAGCAACATGATTCATGtttaaatctttttaaaaattaattcatgATTGGCATGCCTCAACCTTTTTTGTATTCATAAATAAGCGTTTATCACTTGTCCACCTATGTGGTTAAGATACGAGACAAATGATTGAAGATTAATCAACTAATTTCTCCACTGTAGAACATTTTATATACCTTCCAATTTTATACAAAGCATCCATATACTCATATTTATTGCAGCCATAATAATTAaaggacaaaaatttgtgtgagacgatctcataggtcgtattttatgagacagatctcttatttgggtaatccatgaaaaagtattattttttatgctaagagtattactttttattgtgaatatcggtaggattgacccgtctcacagataaagattcgtgagaccgtctcacaaaagacctactctaattaaaaatatataatttggcCTCGTGATCATATATACAGTCATGATCTCCAAAAATTCATtcgcattttgaattttttttaaaaataaaaaattctcaaaactACAAGTAAACACATGTATATATAATGTTTTGACATACACTTCATTCACCGTGTCCACCAACAAGatatatctattctattttattaaagttgaagaCATGATAGTAATATCTTGGAAGGACACtaattttttcttcaaactttacccttatatgatactaatattacacttttgttttttgtttttttttttaaatttcaacacacacttttatttttatttttattttatttcaacaattcaaatatcaatttattttattcataatttatcaaatttcactttaatcaatcgataatgataaaaatgattataCACACGGAGTAATATATCGTTTTGACATGCAGTTCATTTTCGTGTTCACAAACGAGtgtcaaataataataattggatAAATATAAAAGCTCACCAAATAGTGAACTACCAACATAAATGAGAGCATTGGATGACAGGCACTCTCAATAAATGCCGCTTTGAATTAAATTCCAACCCCTTCACAATTTATTGCACCACTCTGCACTTCCCAACCATCCCAGCTTCCCCACACtcctttttgttttatttatgtaGCGTGAATTTCGCACAAAGGGGTCATCTTTTGTTTCCAGTTTTTTGGTTAAAAGGGTGAGAATGGGGGGTTATAGTGTGAAAGTTGCGGAAGCAAGGGCTGCTGCGAATGGAAAACCTTCGGCGGGGGCAGTGTATAGGTGCATTTATGCGAAAGATGGGCTGATGGAAATGCCTCAGGATCTCCATTCTCCCTGGGATTTTTTCAGGTATTCAGATGTcagttttcttcttcttttcttttttttttttggtttaagaAAGTACAAGTTTTGGTCGAAGAAATATGTTGATTTAACAGTCTGCATTCCTTGCTGCTCAGTTGGAAGATGAAGCTTTCTTCTCTGTGCATGCATGTCTAGTACTCTGTTTTGTCGTAACTTTTTGATGAATTTGTGCATAAGATATTTCCATTTTCCAGTAAAATATTCGtgtcccatttcaaattttaCAATTCTCagttgatttatatatataaaaaaagagttGTTATAAAAGGAAAATACAATTGACCGGTTCTCGAACGTGCGACCTTCTTGTTATATGCTCTTCTCTCTGACCAATCGAGCTAATAGGACTTCATGCCATCGTTTGCATTACATTTCATTGAATACGTGTCTTGAGATTGTTTGCATTCGCCGTTTGATCAAGATTCACATTTCCTGATGCCCAATTCCGAGATTTGATCGGGATGGCTTTGCCGAATTGGCTGTGTAATTCTGAGTTTTTGGGTGCAGTAAGTCGGTGGAAAGAAATCCTGGCAATCAGATGCTGGGACACCGTACTAAAATCAATGGAAAGGTACACTTGAGATTTTAGGGATTTTATtcagtttatttcataaatttaaataattatttatggaTTGATGATATCTTGTGTCTTTTAGGTTTAATAAAAATGTagatgagattttttttttttttagaaaaataattgtttcgatgtgaaatttttaattttagctttatttGACAAATTTTAATGTAACTGGCAGGCTGGTGCATACAGTTGGCTGACATACCAAGAAGTCTACGATACAGCTCTCAAGATTGGTTCCGCCATTCGTGCTCGTGGCGTCAATCCAGTCAGTATTTCTACAAATTTTTGTAACATGTTTTTAGCTAGGAATTTAACAACACAAGGGGCTGCAGCTCAATATGTTTCAGCTACAAATTTAAAAACTCATGGCTTTTTTTATCTCAATGACTTTCACAGGGGTGTTAtctaatttaaaatatcgtTTGTCGTGGTTTTTGcaatttactttatttttgaTATCTGTGCATTCGTAATGGAGAGTTGTTTATCATATTAGGGAGACCATTGTGGCATATATGGAGCGAATTGCCCAGAATGGATTATGTCGATGGAGGTAAATTCATGCttaaaatcaatttccttgaACGCTGGTCGAGTTACAATGTTGATTAGTCTATTTGATCTCTTTACAGGCTTGCATTAGCCATGCCATTACCTATGTTCCACTATATGATTCCCTTGGTATGTGTGCTATTGgcttcattttcttgattttatagACACTCATTAGTAGCCAAATTCTCACGTACTGCATGCAGCGGCGTAATGTCTCATAATGAAGTGAAAGATACAAATTCACGTTAGAACTTAGAACACCCATGCCTGAATTTGTActcgaataaaaaaatttttattggtcTTCTGTTGATTGTTGTTCTTGACGGGGGCGTAAATTAAATGCAGGCGCAAATGCGGTTGAGTACATTATTAATCATGCAGAGGTTTCCATAGCTTTTGTTCATGAAACCAAGCTACCCGCGGTATGTTCTCTTGGTTCAAGAGCTtagttttgaaataaaatgtaaTGGCTTGTAAGTTAGTTAACATCATATGAGCTTATAAGGTGTTTAAGATGAGATTATCCTATGGCATTGACAATGATTGTCTCTTTCCGCAGATATTAGCATGTCTCTCCAACTGTGTCTCGCATCTAAAAAGTAAGAGGAATTGTTCAATCTGAGATTATCACCCAAATCACTTTATATGTCACGCTTTGCTAGTTGAGCCATGTTATTCTTTGTTAAGCTATTGTCAGCTTTGGAAAGATTTCCGAGGAGCAAAAGGAATCAGCTAAGCAGCTCGGTGTAGATTGCTTCTCCTGGGAAGAATTCGCTCTTTTGGTTAGAAAATGTCATCAAATATATAATAGGCGTACTATTTTAGTTTGCATTTTTATAAAGTTTTGGTGATATTTGTTTATCTTTCCCTTGAACAAAAATAAACGTATCGattataaaattctttttcaacgAAGTTACATTTTCAACCCACTTTCACATTTGCCAATACAATCGTTATAATCTGGCTAGGTTTCAAATATTTGTGGAACCCTGAAAACTTACCAGATATACTCTTTCTCGTTTATTTGTTTTGGCAGGGAAATTTGGATGATGATCTTCCTCCAAAAACAAGGACTGACATATGCACGATAATGTATACGAGTGGAACAACGGGAGAACCTAAAGGTGTCATTATAAATAATGGTGCTTTCATGGCAGAAGTCTTGTCCATGGATCATCTTCTTAGAGAAACAGATAAAGCGGTAAAAAACTGGCAGTTTTTTGCTTTGTCAGGTTTGCAATTTGATGAAGACACAAGAATTTAACTGATGTCATTTCACATGCCTTCTTGCAGGGTACAGAAGAGGATGTATACTTCTCTTTTCTTCCTCTTGCCCATATATTCGATCAAATTATTGAGACCTACTGTATTTATCGAGGTTCTTCAATTGGGTTTTGGCAGGCGGTGAGATTAATATCgtgttaataatttttttttacacatcAATGAGTTTGTAATATAATGTATTCCAGcgcaaaaaaattttaagcagCGTTTTCCTACTTACACCAAATTTACAGGATATCAGATACATGATTGAAGATCTTCTCATGTTAAAGCCAACTATTTTTTGCGGAGTTCCTAGAGTTTTTGACCGGATATACACTGGTATACAATTGTTTATCGATATAATTGGAATTAAGCCTCTGTTGTGCAAGGCATCAACTACTCAATATTCTAAACATACTGGTGCCTTGACTTACAGAtggtttttgccttttttttgcACATTTATCTGCACCACTAGGCAAACAATTTTTGAGAAATgcatttttcgaaaatgggtTGCAGAATAAGATCAATGTTCGGTTTTATTTATCACATGAAACATTTTTTACTTTAAACTTAAATGTATGTCGTGCAAAAATACTTATGCTAGTTTGATCTTTCAGTATTCTGTgggatattttaaatttgaagatATTGTTGATTGGGTTAGAATATGAATTGAGTTGTTTCTGAAGAAGTGGAAATATAGAGGGCAATATGGAACATGATGCAAATGtattttgagaaaatgaaaGTTTTGAGCCTAACGTAGCTATTCTTTTCTAGAATTGTGGCATTTCTGTGGGATTGATTTTATCTACTATTGTGTTTATAGGCGTAATGGAAAAAATTTCAGCTGGTGGTTTATTGAAAAAGTCACTATTCCAGTTGGCATACAACTAGTATGTCCAGttttcaaatcatattcaaGCTTCGTTGTCTTTAGACTTCTTTGgactgataaaaaaaatttggcagTAAATTGAGGAATATGGAGAAGGGACTTAAACAAGAAGAAGCATCTCCATTATTCGACAAACTGGT comes from Primulina huaijiensis isolate GDHJ02 chromosome 2, ASM1229523v2, whole genome shotgun sequence and encodes:
- the LOC140969359 gene encoding probable CoA ligase CCL6 is translated as MGGYSVKVAEARAAANGKPSAGAVYRCIYAKDGLMEMPQDLHSPWDFFSKSVERNPGNQMLGHRTKINGKAGAYSWLTYQEVYDTALKIGSAIRARGVNPGDHCGIYGANCPEWIMSMEACISHAITYVPLYDSLGANAVEYIINHAEVSIAFVHETKLPAILACLSNCVSHLKTIVSFGKISEEQKESAKQLGVDCFSWEEFALLGNLDDDLPPKTRTDICTIMYTSGTTGEPKGVIINNGAFMAEVLSMDHLLRETDKAGTEEDVYFSFLPLAHIFDQIIETYCIYRGSSIGFWQADIRYMIEDLLMLKPTIFCGVPRVFDRIYTGVMEKISAGGLLKKSLFQLAYNYKLRNMEKGLKQEEASPLFDKLVFDKIKLAFGGRVRLILSGAAPLPKHIEEFLRVTSCCVLSQGYGLTESCGGCCTSIANVFSMMGTVGVPMTTIEVRLESVPEMGYDACSVVPRGEICLRGKTLFSGYYKREDLTKEVFVDGWFRTGDIGEWQPNGEMKIIDRKKNIFKLSQGEYVAVENIESVYSRCPLVTSVWVYGNSFDSFLVAVVVPERKPLEEWAEKNQEKGDFKSLCCNSKARKYILDELNSTAKQHKLRGFEMLRAIHLESVPFDIDRDLVTPTFKLKRPQLLKYYKEYIDQIYSGAKGQNGIAPK